A region from the Pseudomonas sp. P8_229 genome encodes:
- a CDS encoding ADP-ribosylglycohydrolase family protein, whose translation MTALNRALGAFYGLALGDALGMPTQSLNRETIKTRFGRITDLQDAGPLQPIAANMPKGSITDDTEQAILVGQLLLEGKGRIEPAVLAQRLIEWEAEMQAKGSQDLLGPSTKRAIEMILAGHSPEEAGRYGTTNGAAMRITPVGIAADVADPQRFIAAVVQACQVTHNTTLGISSAAAVAAVVSAGINGMDLGEALNLGQQIAQQAEAHGHWVAGGRIASRISWARSISVDSDKALLADLLYDVIGTSVASQESVVVSFALAQQVAVGEMSAFDALCMAASLGGDTDTIAAILGAMLGACLGLESWPAPMIATVKAVNHLELEPLVQGLLALR comes from the coding sequence ATGACCGCGCTCAACCGTGCCCTCGGTGCGTTTTATGGCCTGGCCCTCGGTGATGCGCTGGGCATGCCGACGCAATCGCTGAACCGCGAAACGATCAAGACCCGCTTCGGCCGGATCACTGATCTGCAGGACGCAGGGCCCCTGCAACCGATCGCCGCCAACATGCCCAAAGGTTCGATCACCGATGACACCGAACAGGCGATTCTGGTCGGCCAATTGCTGCTCGAAGGCAAGGGCCGGATCGAGCCGGCGGTGCTCGCCCAACGGCTGATCGAGTGGGAAGCCGAGATGCAGGCCAAGGGTTCGCAGGACCTGCTCGGCCCATCGACCAAACGCGCCATTGAAATGATCCTCGCCGGCCACTCGCCAGAGGAGGCCGGGCGCTATGGCACCACCAACGGCGCGGCGATGCGCATCACCCCGGTGGGTATCGCGGCGGACGTGGCTGATCCACAGCGTTTCATCGCGGCCGTGGTGCAGGCCTGTCAGGTCACCCACAACACCACGCTGGGGATTTCCAGTGCGGCGGCGGTGGCGGCAGTGGTCTCGGCCGGAATCAACGGCATGGACCTGGGCGAGGCGTTGAACCTCGGCCAGCAGATTGCACAACAGGCCGAGGCACACGGGCACTGGGTCGCCGGCGGGCGTATCGCTTCGCGCATCAGTTGGGCGCGCAGCATCAGCGTCGACAGTGACAAGGCGCTGCTGGCGGACTTGCTGTACGACGTGATCGGCACGTCGGTGGCATCGCAGGAGTCGGTGGTGGTGTCGTTCGCCCTGGCGCAGCAAGTGGCGGTGGGTGAGATGAGCGCGTTCGATGCGTTGTGCATGGCCGCCAGCCTGGGCGGTGACACCGACACCATCGCGGCGATACTTGGCGCCATGCTCGGGGCCTGCCTGGGCCTTGAGAGCTGGCCGGCGCCGATGATTGCCACGGTGAAAGCGGTCAATCATCTGGAGCTTGAGCCGTTGGTGCAGGGGCTGTTGGCTTTGCGCTGA
- a CDS encoding GntR family transcriptional regulator — protein sequence MIRQVRFDKKQRVVDELVRRIESGLMEDGFLLPGEHQLAQEFNVSRGTLREALAELKRRNYIATQSGVGSIVTFDGVVLDQRSGWAQALADSGALINTEVLRLQAVTRPDLLSRLGTDQFITLDRRRRSNDGTLVSLERSLMPATGGLESLPRVGLIDNSLTITLAAYGYIGERGDQWIGAEPLNAEDAELLGRPVGTVFLKALRTTYDRRNRFMEQVESLLDPVHFRLHLQFGESK from the coding sequence ATGATTAGACAGGTACGATTTGACAAGAAACAACGGGTGGTCGACGAGCTCGTCCGGCGCATCGAAAGCGGCCTCATGGAGGACGGCTTTCTGTTGCCCGGCGAGCATCAGTTGGCTCAGGAATTTAACGTCAGCCGTGGCACGTTGCGCGAAGCGCTGGCCGAACTGAAACGGCGCAACTACATCGCCACGCAAAGCGGCGTCGGCTCCATCGTCACGTTCGACGGTGTGGTGCTCGACCAGCGCAGCGGCTGGGCGCAGGCGCTGGCCGACAGCGGGGCGCTGATCAACACCGAAGTGTTGCGTCTGCAAGCCGTGACCCGGCCCGACCTGCTCTCGCGTTTGGGCACCGACCAATTCATCACCCTCGACCGCCGTCGTCGCTCCAACGACGGCACGCTGGTGTCCCTCGAACGCTCGTTGATGCCGGCCACCGGCGGCCTGGAAAGCCTGCCGCGCGTCGGTCTGATCGACAACTCGCTGACCATCACCCTGGCCGCCTACGGCTACATCGGCGAGCGCGGCGATCAGTGGATCGGCGCCGAACCGCTGAATGCCGAAGATGCCGAACTGCTCGGGCGCCCGGTTGGCACCGTTTTCCTCAAGGCCCTGCGCACCACTTACGACCGGCGGAACCGTTTCATGGAGCAGGTCGAAAGCCTGCTCGACCCGGTGCATTTCCGCCTGCACCTGCAATTTGGAGAATCGAAATGA
- the araH gene encoding L-arabinose ABC transporter permease AraH, with the protein MTIQNKALPTPRKPLDLRRFLDDWVMLLAAIGIFVACTLLIDNFLSPLNMRGLGLAISTTGIAACTMLYCLASGHFDLSVGSVIACAGVVAAVVMRDTNSVFLGVSAALVMGLIVGLINGIVIAKLRVNALITTLATMQIVRGLAYIFANGKAVGVSQESFFVFGNGQLFGVPVPILITIVCFLFFGWLLNYTTYGRNTMAIGGNQEAALLAGVNVDRTKIIIFAVHGVIGALAGVILASRMTSGQPMIGQGFELTVISACVLGGVSLSGGIGMIRHVIAGVLILAIIENAMNLKNIDTFYQYVIRGSILLLAVVIDRLKQR; encoded by the coding sequence ATGACCATCCAAAACAAGGCGCTGCCGACTCCCCGCAAACCGCTGGACCTGCGGCGCTTCCTCGACGACTGGGTCATGCTGCTGGCGGCCATCGGCATCTTCGTCGCCTGCACCTTGCTGATCGACAACTTCCTTTCGCCACTGAACATGCGCGGGCTGGGCCTGGCGATTTCCACCACCGGCATCGCCGCGTGCACCATGCTGTACTGCCTGGCGTCGGGGCATTTCGACTTGTCGGTGGGCTCGGTGATCGCCTGCGCCGGGGTGGTCGCGGCGGTGGTGATGCGCGACACCAACAGCGTGTTCCTCGGCGTCAGCGCGGCGTTGGTGATGGGCCTGATTGTCGGGCTGATCAACGGCATCGTGATTGCCAAGCTGCGGGTCAATGCGCTGATCACCACGTTGGCGACGATGCAGATCGTCCGTGGTCTGGCCTATATCTTTGCCAACGGCAAAGCGGTGGGCGTGTCACAGGAATCGTTCTTCGTCTTCGGCAACGGTCAGTTGTTCGGTGTGCCGGTGCCGATCCTGATCACCATCGTCTGCTTCCTGTTTTTCGGCTGGCTGCTGAACTACACCACCTACGGGCGCAATACCATGGCCATCGGCGGCAACCAGGAAGCAGCGCTGCTCGCCGGGGTCAACGTTGACCGGACCAAGATCATCATCTTCGCTGTGCACGGCGTGATCGGTGCGCTGGCCGGGGTGATCCTTGCCTCGCGCATGACCTCCGGGCAGCCGATGATCGGCCAGGGTTTCGAGTTGACCGTGATCTCGGCGTGTGTGCTGGGCGGGGTGTCGCTGAGTGGCGGGATCGGCATGATCCGGCACGTGATTGCCGGGGTGCTGATTCTGGCGATCATCGAGAATGCGATGAACCTGAAGAACATCGACACGTTTTACCAGTATGTGATTCGCGGTTCGATTCTGCTGTTGGCGGTGGTCATCGACCGCCTCAAACAACGTTGA
- the araG gene encoding L-arabinose ABC transporter ATP-binding protein AraG: protein MHAQVQTHENSSGGSLRFNGIGKTFPGVKALDAISFVAHPGQVHALMGENGAGKSTLLKILGGAYIPSSGELQIGEQTMAFKSTADSIGSGVAVIHQELHLVPEMSVAENLFLGHLPASFGLINRSALRQNALACLKGLADEIDPQTKVGRLSLGQRQLVEIAKALSRGAHVIAFDEPTSSLSAREIDRLMAIISRLRDEGKVVLYVSHRMEEVFRICDAVTVFKDGRYVRTFDDMSQLTHDQLVTCMVGRDIQDIYDYRSRPRGAVALKVDGLLGPGLREPVSFEAHKGEILGLFGLVGAGRTELFRLLSGLERNTAGRLELRGHELKLRSPRDAIAAGILLCPEDRKKEGIIPLASVAENINISARGANASLGCLLRGLWEKGNADKQIKALKVKTPHAGQQIKFLSGGNQQKAILGRWLSMPMKVLLLDEPTRGIDIGAKAEIYQIIHNLAADGISVIVVSSDLMEVMGISDRILVLCEGALRGEVSRDQANESNLLQLALPRHRADGVAN from the coding sequence ATGCACGCGCAAGTACAGACACATGAAAACAGCAGCGGCGGCAGCCTGCGCTTCAACGGGATCGGCAAGACCTTTCCCGGGGTCAAGGCACTGGACGCGATCAGCTTCGTCGCCCATCCGGGGCAGGTCCACGCCCTGATGGGCGAGAACGGCGCCGGCAAGTCGACCCTGCTGAAAATCCTTGGCGGGGCCTACATCCCCAGCAGCGGCGAGTTGCAGATCGGCGAGCAGACCATGGCCTTCAAGTCGACGGCCGACAGCATCGGCAGCGGCGTCGCGGTGATTCACCAGGAGCTGCATCTGGTGCCGGAAATGAGCGTGGCCGAGAACCTGTTTCTCGGCCACCTGCCGGCCAGTTTCGGCCTGATCAATCGCAGCGCCCTGCGTCAGAACGCTCTGGCCTGCCTCAAGGGCCTGGCCGATGAAATCGATCCGCAAACCAAGGTCGGGCGCCTGTCGCTCGGCCAGCGGCAACTGGTGGAAATCGCCAAGGCGCTGTCCCGTGGCGCGCATGTGATCGCCTTCGATGAGCCGACCAGCAGCCTCTCGGCCCGCGAGATCGACCGTTTGATGGCGATCATCAGCCGCTTGCGCGATGAGGGCAAAGTGGTGCTCTACGTCTCGCATCGCATGGAAGAAGTGTTCCGCATCTGCGACGCGGTGACGGTGTTCAAGGATGGCCGTTACGTGCGCACCTTCGACGACATGAGCCAGTTGACCCACGATCAACTGGTGACCTGCATGGTCGGGCGCGACATTCAGGACATCTACGATTACCGCAGTCGTCCACGCGGCGCGGTAGCGCTGAAGGTCGACGGTTTGCTCGGCCCGGGACTGCGCGAGCCGGTGAGTTTCGAAGCGCACAAGGGCGAGATTCTCGGGCTGTTCGGCCTGGTCGGGGCTGGGCGCACGGAATTGTTCCGGCTGCTCAGCGGGCTCGAACGCAACACCGCCGGACGCCTGGAATTGCGCGGCCATGAACTGAAGCTGCGTTCGCCGCGCGACGCGATTGCCGCCGGGATCCTGCTGTGCCCCGAGGACCGCAAGAAGGAGGGGATCATCCCGCTGGCCAGCGTCGCCGAGAACATCAACATCAGCGCGCGCGGTGCCAACGCCAGCCTCGGCTGCCTGCTGCGCGGGCTGTGGGAGAAGGGCAACGCCGACAAGCAGATCAAGGCGCTGAAAGTCAAAACCCCGCACGCCGGCCAGCAGATCAAATTCCTTTCCGGCGGCAACCAGCAGAAGGCCATTCTCGGCCGCTGGCTGTCGATGCCGATGAAGGTCTTGCTGCTCGACGAACCCACCCGTGGCATCGACATCGGCGCCAAGGCCGAGATCTACCAGATCATCCATAACCTGGCTGCCGACGGCATCTCGGTGATTGTGGTGTCCAGCGACCTCATGGAGGTGATGGGCATTTCCGACCGCATTCTGGTGCTCTGCGAAGGCGCGCTGCGCGGCGAAGTCAGCCGCGATCAAGCCAATGAATCCAACCTGCTGCAACTGGCTTTGCCGCGCCATCGCGCTGACGGCGTGGCGAACTGA
- a CDS encoding substrate-binding domain-containing protein, with translation MKRRFGIRTLCSAALAVTAFSLSSSLLAADTVKIGFLVKQAEEPWFQTEWAFAEKAAKDKGFELIKIAVPDGEKTLSAIDSLAANGAKGFVICPPDVSLGPAIMAKAKLNDLKVIAVDDRFVDANGKFMEDVPYLGMAAFEVGQKQGNAMVAEAKKRNWDWKDTYAVVNTYNELDTGKKRTDGSVKSLEDAGLPKDHILFAALKTLDVPGSMDATNSALVKLPSAAKNLIIGGMNDNTVLGGVRATEAAGFAAANVIGIGINGTDAIGELKKPNSGFFGSMLPSPHIEGYKTAEMMYEWVTTGKEPPKYTAMDDVTLITRENFKQELEKIGLWN, from the coding sequence ATGAAACGTCGTTTCGGGATTCGTACCCTGTGCAGTGCCGCGCTGGCGGTCACCGCGTTCAGTCTGAGCAGCTCGCTGCTGGCTGCCGACACCGTGAAAATCGGCTTTCTGGTCAAACAGGCTGAAGAGCCGTGGTTCCAGACCGAGTGGGCCTTCGCTGAAAAAGCCGCCAAGGACAAAGGCTTCGAACTGATCAAGATCGCCGTGCCGGACGGCGAGAAAACCCTCTCGGCCATCGACAGCCTCGCCGCCAACGGCGCCAAGGGCTTCGTGATCTGCCCGCCGGACGTGTCGCTCGGCCCGGCGATCATGGCCAAAGCCAAACTCAATGATCTCAAGGTGATCGCCGTGGACGACCGTTTCGTCGACGCCAACGGCAAGTTCATGGAAGACGTGCCATACCTCGGCATGGCCGCGTTCGAGGTCGGCCAGAAGCAGGGCAACGCGATGGTCGCCGAAGCGAAGAAACGCAACTGGGACTGGAAAGACACCTACGCGGTGGTCAATACCTACAACGAACTCGACACCGGCAAGAAACGCACCGACGGCTCGGTCAAATCCCTGGAAGACGCCGGCCTGCCGAAGGATCACATCCTGTTCGCGGCACTCAAGACCCTCGACGTGCCGGGCAGCATGGACGCCACCAACTCGGCGCTGGTCAAGCTGCCCAGTGCGGCGAAGAACCTGATCATCGGCGGCATGAACGACAACACGGTGCTCGGCGGCGTGCGCGCCACTGAAGCCGCCGGGTTCGCCGCGGCCAATGTGATCGGTATTGGCATCAACGGCACCGACGCCATCGGCGAGCTGAAAAAGCCCAACAGCGGTTTCTTCGGTTCGATGCTGCCGAGCCCGCACATCGAAGGCTACAAGACGGCCGAGATGATGTACGAGTGGGTCACCACCGGCAAAGAGCCGCCGAAGTACACGGCGATGGACGACGTCACCCTGATCACCCGAGAGAACTTCAAGCAAGAGCTGGAAAAAATCGGCCTGTGGAATTGA
- a CDS encoding SDR family oxidoreductase, protein MAEPLSLPSVPAPPKGERLKNKVVLLTGAAQGIGEAIVATFASQQARLVISDIQAEKVEKVAAHWREQGADVQAIKADVSRQQDLHAMAKLAIELHGRIDVLVNCAGVNVFRDPLQMTEEDWHRCFAIDLDGAWYGCKAVLPQMIEQGVGSIINIASTHSTHIIPGCFPYPVAKHGLLGLTRALGIEYAPKGVRVNAIAPGYIETQLNVDYWNGFADPHAERQRAFDLHPPKRIGQPIEVAMTAVFLASDEAPFINASCITIDGGRSVMYHD, encoded by the coding sequence ATGGCTGAACCTCTTTCCTTGCCTTCGGTGCCCGCGCCGCCGAAGGGCGAGCGTCTGAAAAACAAAGTGGTGCTGCTGACCGGTGCCGCCCAAGGCATCGGCGAGGCAATCGTCGCCACCTTCGCCTCGCAGCAGGCCAGATTGGTGATCAGCGATATTCAGGCGGAGAAAGTCGAGAAGGTCGCCGCCCACTGGCGCGAGCAGGGTGCCGACGTGCAGGCGATCAAAGCCGACGTCTCGCGCCAGCAAGACCTGCACGCCATGGCCAAACTGGCGATCGAGCTGCACGGGCGCATCGACGTGCTGGTCAACTGCGCCGGGGTCAACGTGTTCCGTGATCCGCTGCAAATGACCGAAGAAGACTGGCATCGTTGCTTCGCCATCGACCTGGACGGCGCCTGGTATGGCTGCAAAGCCGTGCTGCCGCAGATGATCGAGCAAGGTGTCGGCAGCATCATCAACATCGCTTCGACCCATTCTACGCACATCATTCCTGGCTGCTTTCCTTATCCGGTGGCCAAGCACGGCCTGCTCGGTCTGACCCGAGCGCTGGGCATCGAATACGCGCCGAAGGGCGTTCGGGTCAACGCCATCGCTCCCGGCTACATCGAGACGCAACTGAACGTCGACTACTGGAACGGCTTTGCCGACCCGCACGCCGAGCGTCAGCGCGCGTTCGATCTGCACCCGCCGAAACGCATCGGCCAGCCGATCGAAGTGGCGATGACCGCAGTGTTTCTGGCCAGTGATGAAGCGCCGTTCATCAACGCTTCGTGCATCACCATCGATGGTGGCCGCTCGGTGATGTACCACGACTGA
- a CDS encoding SMP-30/gluconolactonase/LRE family protein, protein MTWTAVTQHRARLGEGPFWDAPTQALYWVDIAGRQALRLIGNNVQIWQMPEHVSAFIPCASGDALVTLSSGVYRLDLDSPGLEPRLTLFCIADPQPGNRPNEARCDPQGRLWLGTMQNNIGDHGEDLPVVRRSGGLFRIDPDQHVTPLLRGLGIPNTLLWSDDGTTLLFGDSLDGTLNRYFIHTDGNLGNAELWYGADGQGGPDGSAMDAEGYVWNARWDGRCLLRLTPEGQIDRKIDLPVSRPTSCVFGGEDLKTLYITSAQSPHSHAMDGAVLSLRVDVPGKLCTRFAG, encoded by the coding sequence ATGACGTGGACCGCCGTAACCCAACACCGCGCCAGACTCGGTGAAGGCCCATTCTGGGACGCCCCCACCCAGGCGCTGTACTGGGTCGATATCGCCGGCCGGCAGGCGCTGCGGCTGATCGGCAACAACGTGCAGATCTGGCAGATGCCCGAGCACGTTTCCGCGTTCATCCCCTGCGCCAGTGGCGATGCGCTGGTGACCCTGAGCAGCGGCGTGTACCGACTGGACCTTGACTCTCCGGGCCTTGAGCCACGTTTGACACTGTTCTGCATCGCCGACCCGCAACCGGGCAATCGGCCCAACGAAGCGCGCTGCGACCCTCAGGGCCGACTGTGGCTCGGCACCATGCAGAACAACATCGGCGACCACGGCGAAGACCTGCCGGTCGTGCGCCGCTCCGGTGGCTTGTTCCGCATCGATCCAGACCAGCACGTCACGCCGTTGCTGCGTGGGCTGGGGATTCCCAACACGCTGCTGTGGAGCGACGACGGCACCACGCTGCTGTTCGGCGACAGTCTCGACGGGACGCTCAATCGCTATTTCATTCACACCGACGGCAATCTCGGCAACGCCGAGCTCTGGTACGGCGCAGACGGGCAGGGCGGCCCGGACGGTTCGGCGATGGACGCTGAAGGTTATGTGTGGAACGCCCGGTGGGACGGCAGATGCCTGCTGCGCCTGACGCCCGAGGGGCAAATCGACCGCAAAATCGATCTGCCCGTCAGCCGGCCGACCAGCTGTGTGTTCGGCGGCGAAGACCTGAAAACCCTGTACATCACCAGCGCCCAGAGTCCGCACAGTCATGCAATGGATGGCGCGGTGCTGTCGCTGCGGGTCGATGTGCCGGGCAAACTCTGCACGCGGTTCGCGGGTTAA
- a CDS encoding FadR/GntR family transcriptional regulator, whose product MSSSFHASTVDWLGGWIAAGQVKPGQAIKVEADLGQQLGVSRTVIREAIKTLVAKGMLEVGPKVGTRVLPVRRWNLFDPQVVGWLSRNGLPENFVDDLLDLRRTIEPMAVRWACERASLEQIQAVQLAYNALERAVDSGIDYNRADQAFHECILAASHNQFIEQMVPALGALLAVSFEVSAADPDELRRTLPIHKDMADAIAARDAARGVWACMTLIDNADLAIKRFYPQVMADKKAS is encoded by the coding sequence ATGTCCAGCAGCTTTCATGCATCAACGGTCGATTGGCTGGGCGGCTGGATCGCCGCCGGCCAGGTCAAACCGGGGCAGGCGATCAAGGTCGAGGCGGATCTGGGCCAGCAACTCGGCGTCAGCCGTACCGTGATCCGCGAAGCGATCAAAACCCTCGTCGCCAAAGGCATGCTCGAAGTCGGGCCGAAAGTCGGCACCCGGGTGTTGCCGGTGCGGCGCTGGAACCTGTTCGATCCGCAAGTCGTCGGTTGGCTGTCACGCAACGGTCTGCCGGAAAACTTCGTCGATGACCTGCTCGACCTGCGGCGCACCATCGAACCGATGGCCGTGCGCTGGGCCTGTGAGCGCGCCAGCCTTGAACAGATCCAGGCCGTGCAACTGGCCTACAACGCGCTGGAGCGAGCTGTCGACAGCGGCATTGATTACAACCGTGCCGACCAAGCCTTCCACGAATGCATTCTGGCGGCCAGCCACAATCAGTTCATCGAACAAATGGTCCCGGCCCTCGGCGCTTTGCTCGCCGTATCGTTTGAAGTGTCCGCCGCCGACCCCGACGAATTGCGCCGCACCTTGCCGATCCACAAGGACATGGCCGACGCCATTGCCGCCCGGGATGCTGCGCGTGGCGTGTGGGCCTGCATGACCCTGATCGACAACGCCGACCTGGCAATCAAACGCTTCTACCCACAGGTGATGGCCGACAAGAAAGCCAGTTGA
- a CDS encoding DUF1285 domain-containing protein has protein sequence MSGPQKANDLLGQIPKTKGLPPVHLWNPDFCGDIDMRIARDGTWYYLGTPIGRKPMVKLFSTIIRRDGDDYFLITPVEKVGIKVDDAPFVAIAVEVEGEGEAQVLRFTTNVEETAEAGPQHPIRVEIDPATQEPAPYLHIRTNLEALIHRNVFYQLVELAVSREIDGQRWLGVWSGGEFFRIGLEP, from the coding sequence ATGAGTGGCCCGCAAAAAGCCAATGACCTGTTGGGACAGATCCCGAAAACCAAAGGCCTGCCGCCGGTGCACTTGTGGAACCCGGACTTCTGCGGTGACATCGACATGCGCATCGCCCGCGACGGCACCTGGTATTACCTGGGCACGCCGATCGGGCGCAAGCCGATGGTCAAGTTGTTCTCCACCATCATTCGCCGCGACGGCGATGATTATTTCCTGATTACTCCGGTCGAAAAGGTCGGGATCAAGGTCGACGACGCGCCGTTCGTGGCGATTGCCGTGGAAGTCGAAGGTGAGGGCGAGGCGCAGGTGCTGCGTTTCACCACCAATGTCGAAGAGACCGCCGAGGCCGGACCGCAACATCCGATCCGCGTCGAGATCGACCCGGCGACCCAGGAACCCGCGCCCTACTTGCATATACGCACTAACCTCGAAGCGCTGATTCACCGCAATGTGTTCTATCAACTGGTGGAGCTGGCGGTCAGCCGCGAAATCGACGGGCAGCGCTGGCTGGGTGTGTGGAGTGGCGGCGAGTTCTTCCGCATCGGCCTCGAACCCTGA
- a CDS encoding DUF4823 domain-containing protein, with product MRSLVLLLAVLALGGCMTVSDMAEGTRYQMSDAGLLDHSDSRRVNNFRIQPDSFIYIAQGAFAPPGGSYPRPNVVAEEAFKGFVEYFPMVRRARAPEGLDQAMGEARDAGAHYLLYTRFAKADDRIGNSDEWLDQEAVDRLGIDGGVIQIMLIETSTQYLIDTARIKSRGGLLTFHDNKPEDLIGPPLAQYARSLLGVGDQ from the coding sequence ATGCGTAGCCTGGTTTTGCTGCTGGCCGTTTTGGCGCTTGGCGGCTGTATGACTGTCAGCGATATGGCCGAAGGCACTCGCTATCAGATGAGCGACGCGGGTCTGCTGGATCACAGTGACAGCCGCCGGGTGAACAACTTCCGCATTCAGCCGGATTCGTTCATCTACATCGCCCAGGGCGCGTTCGCACCGCCGGGTGGTTCCTACCCGCGCCCGAACGTGGTCGCCGAAGAAGCCTTCAAGGGCTTTGTCGAGTACTTCCCGATGGTCCGGCGCGCCCGGGCTCCGGAAGGCCTCGATCAAGCCATGGGCGAAGCCCGTGATGCCGGCGCTCACTACCTGCTGTACACCCGTTTCGCCAAGGCTGACGACCGTATCGGCAACTCCGATGAGTGGCTCGATCAGGAAGCCGTGGACCGTCTGGGCATCGACGGCGGCGTGATTCAGATCATGTTGATCGAGACCAGCACCCAGTATTTGATTGATACTGCACGGATCAAGAGTCGTGGCGGTTTACTGACGTTCCACGACAACAAGCCTGAAGACCTGATCGGCCCGCCGCTGGCGCAATACGCGCGCAGCCTGTTGGGAGTCGGCGACCAATAA
- a CDS encoding GTP 3',8-cyclase MoaA, with translation MIVDRQGRRFRNLRISLTSACNYACTYCVPNGKRLVAAQDELSAEAMARGVAYLIEAAGIERLRITGGEPLVSPKLESFMSAVGKMGLEDISLTTNGQLLAKKLPLLVDAGLRRINVSLDTLDAGAFRSIARGGDLATVLDGMDQAKAAGLKIKVNMVPLRGQNLDQVMPLLDYCLERGYELRFIELMRMGHLATDSNAFLQQFVSLQQLLSLIGERYEYAQADAPVDATAVRYAIPGVGHFGVIANESVPFCRTCSRLRLSSTGWLHGCLSSSNRHYVGDLLDKPRHQALPALQRLLVKALGDKQEVAFSGGATIMKIIGG, from the coding sequence ATGATCGTTGACCGTCAAGGCAGGCGTTTTCGCAATTTGCGCATCAGCCTGACTTCAGCCTGCAATTACGCCTGTACCTACTGCGTGCCCAACGGCAAGCGGCTGGTGGCTGCGCAGGATGAGCTGTCGGCCGAGGCCATGGCACGCGGCGTGGCCTATCTGATTGAAGCTGCCGGCATCGAGCGATTGCGGATTACCGGCGGTGAGCCGCTGGTCAGCCCCAAACTCGAATCTTTCATGAGCGCCGTCGGCAAGATGGGCCTGGAAGACATTAGTCTGACCACCAACGGTCAACTCCTGGCGAAAAAACTGCCGCTGCTGGTGGATGCCGGTCTGCGTCGGATCAACGTGTCGCTCGATACCCTCGACGCCGGTGCGTTCCGCAGCATCGCCCGTGGCGGCGATCTGGCGACCGTGCTCGATGGCATGGACCAGGCGAAAGCGGCGGGACTGAAGATCAAGGTCAACATGGTGCCGTTGCGCGGGCAGAACCTGGATCAGGTCATGCCGCTGCTCGATTACTGCCTGGAACGTGGCTACGAGTTGCGCTTCATCGAGTTGATGCGCATGGGCCATCTCGCCACCGACTCCAATGCCTTCCTGCAACAGTTCGTCAGCCTGCAGCAACTGCTCAGCCTGATCGGCGAGCGCTACGAGTACGCCCAGGCCGATGCGCCGGTGGACGCCACAGCCGTGCGCTATGCGATCCCGGGCGTCGGTCATTTCGGCGTGATCGCCAACGAAAGCGTGCCGTTCTGCCGTACGTGCTCACGCTTGCGACTGTCGTCGACCGGCTGGCTGCATGGCTGCCTGTCGTCGAGCAACCGCCACTATGTCGGCGATCTGCTCGACAAACCGCGCCATCAGGCATTACCGGCGTTGCAGCGCTTGCTGGTCAAGGCCTTGGGCGACAAGCAGGAAGTGGCGTTCTCTGGTGGCGCAACCATCATGAAAATCATCGGCGGCTGA
- a CDS encoding TetR/AcrR family transcriptional regulator gives MHKEPRKVREFRRREQEILDTALKLFLEQGEDSVTVEMIADAVGIGKGTIYKHFKSKAEIYLRLMLDYERDLNELLHSADVDKDKEALSRAYFEFRMRDPQRYRLFDRLEEKVVKGNQVPEMVEELHKIRASNFERLTLLIKGRISEGKLEDVPPYFHYCASWALVHGAVALYHSPFWSNVLEDQEGFFQFLMDIGVRMGNKRKRDPETPSS, from the coding sequence ATGCACAAAGAACCTCGTAAGGTCCGTGAGTTTCGTCGCCGCGAGCAAGAAATTCTCGATACCGCGCTCAAGCTGTTCCTCGAACAAGGTGAAGACAGTGTCACCGTCGAGATGATTGCTGATGCCGTGGGTATCGGCAAAGGCACGATCTACAAGCACTTCAAATCCAAGGCCGAGATCTATCTGCGCCTGATGCTCGATTACGAGCGCGATTTGAATGAGCTGTTGCATTCGGCCGATGTCGACAAGGACAAGGAAGCGCTGTCCCGCGCCTACTTCGAATTCCGCATGCGCGACCCGCAGCGCTATCGCCTGTTCGACCGTCTCGAAGAGAAGGTCGTGAAAGGCAATCAGGTGCCGGAAATGGTCGAGGAGCTGCACAAGATCCGTGCCTCGAACTTCGAACGCCTGACCTTGCTCATCAAGGGCCGGATCAGCGAAGGCAAGCTCGAAGACGTGCCGCCGTACTTCCACTACTGCGCGTCCTGGGCGCTGGTGCACGGCGCGGTGGCGCTGTATCACTCGCCGTTCTGGAGCAACGTGCTGGAAGATCAGGAAGGTTTCTTCCAGTTCCTGATGGACATCGGCGTGCGCATGGGCAACAAGCGCAAGCGTGATCCGGAAACCCCGAGCAGCTGA